From a region of the Thermomicrobium roseum DSM 5159 genome:
- the rplE gene encoding 50S ribosomal protein L5: protein MTAEVHERVEPRLKRLYREEVVPTLMEEFGYPHRLAVPRLEKIVLNIGLGEAVSNQKAIDHAMNDLAAITGQRPVVTRARKSIAAFRLRKGMPIGVMVTLRGNRMWDFLDRLIAIALPRIRDFRGVSPKSFDGRGNYTLGLREQLVFPEVDYDKIDKVRGLEVTIVTTARTDREARRLLELLGMPFRD, encoded by the coding sequence ATGACGGCTGAGGTGCATGAACGAGTCGAGCCACGGTTGAAGCGGTTGTACCGGGAAGAGGTGGTGCCGACGCTGATGGAAGAGTTCGGCTACCCGCACCGCTTAGCCGTGCCGCGCCTCGAAAAGATCGTGCTCAATATCGGCTTGGGCGAGGCTGTCTCGAATCAGAAGGCGATCGACCATGCGATGAACGACCTCGCAGCGATCACCGGGCAGCGTCCAGTGGTGACGCGAGCCCGAAAGTCGATCGCCGCCTTCCGCCTGCGGAAGGGTATGCCGATCGGCGTAATGGTCACCTTGCGCGGCAATCGCATGTGGGATTTCCTCGATCGGTTGATCGCAATCGCGCTGCCACGAATCCGCGATTTTCGCGGTGTCTCTCCCAAGTCGTTCGACGGCAGGGGGAACTACACGCTCGGGCTCCGCGAGCAACTGGTCTTTCCTGAGGTCGACTACGACAAGATCGACAAGGTGCGCGGGCTCGAGGTCACGATCGTGACGACCGCGCGAACCGATCGCGAGGCCAGGCGCTTGTTGGAGCTGCTAGGTATGCCGTTTCGTGATTGA
- the rplF gene encoding 50S ribosomal protein L6: MSRIGKRPIPIPAGVQVELTPDNVVRVTGPKGQLELRLHPKMIVQRENGVVQVQRPSDERFFKQLHGLYRTLIANMVQGVTEGFRKDLEIHGVGYRAALEGKTLVLTVGYSHPVRIDPPPGISFIVESPTRIGVVGIDKQLVGEVAAQIRRVRPPEPYQGKGIRYAGEVIRRKAGKTGKTKGKK, translated from the coding sequence ATGTCTCGCATCGGTAAGCGACCCATTCCGATTCCAGCAGGAGTCCAGGTCGAGCTCACCCCGGACAATGTCGTCCGCGTGACTGGACCGAAGGGACAGCTGGAGCTGCGCCTTCACCCGAAGATGATCGTCCAGCGGGAAAACGGTGTCGTGCAGGTTCAGCGCCCATCCGATGAACGTTTTTTCAAGCAGCTCCACGGACTGTACCGTACCTTGATTGCCAATATGGTACAGGGTGTAACTGAGGGATTCCGAAAAGATCTCGAGATTCATGGTGTCGGTTATCGTGCTGCCCTCGAGGGAAAGACGCTGGTGCTTACCGTCGGGTACTCACACCCGGTACGGATCGATCCACCGCCGGGTATCAGCTTTATCGTGGAATCACCGACGCGTATCGGTGTCGTCGGTATCGACAAGCAGTTAGTCGGCGAGGTCGCCGCGCAGATCCGGCGGGTTCGTCCTCCGGAACCCTATCAGGGTAAAGGCATCCGGTACGCGGGTGAGGTAATCCGACGCAAGGCTGGTAAGACCGGTAAGACCAAGGGTAAGAAGTAG
- a CDS encoding adenylate kinase family protein: protein MAGRCHVIVIGPQGSGKGTQAARVAPLLRLVHVATGDLFRQLMTRDDELAREVRSYYDRGALVPDELTLRVLLARLDELEREQGDQYRGALLDGYPRNLAQAEALDRVLTERGDVIAAVVHLVVPREVLIERLSGRLICPTCGATYHVRFSPPRVAGICDHCGGALMQRSDDTPEAIARRLETYEQQTAPLLDYYRARDLVIDIDGNRPIDVVTRDLLVALESRLAHNPCRSS, encoded by the coding sequence GTGGCTGGACGCTGTCACGTCATCGTGATCGGTCCCCAGGGGTCAGGGAAGGGCACGCAGGCAGCGCGTGTCGCTCCGCTTTTGCGATTGGTGCATGTTGCAACTGGTGACCTCTTCCGGCAGTTGATGACGCGTGACGACGAACTGGCACGCGAGGTTCGCAGCTATTATGATCGTGGCGCGCTGGTTCCGGATGAATTGACGTTGCGCGTGTTGTTGGCTCGGCTCGATGAACTCGAACGGGAGCAGGGCGATCAGTATCGCGGTGCGCTCCTCGATGGTTATCCACGGAATCTCGCACAGGCGGAAGCACTTGATCGCGTTCTGACGGAGCGAGGTGACGTCATCGCTGCGGTGGTGCACTTGGTGGTACCGCGCGAGGTGCTTATCGAGCGGCTGAGTGGTCGTCTGATCTGTCCAACGTGTGGAGCAACCTATCACGTGCGCTTCTCGCCACCACGAGTCGCCGGCATTTGCGATCACTGTGGTGGAGCGCTCATGCAACGCAGCGACGATACGCCGGAAGCCATCGCGCGACGTCTCGAAACGTACGAGCAACAGACAGCACCGCTGCTGGACTATTACCGTGCTCGGGATTTGGTCATCGACATCGACGGGAATCGGCCGATCGATGTGGTGACGCGCGATCTCCTCGTTGCGCTGGAATCACGACTCGCGCACAACCCATGCCGATCGTCCTGA
- the infA gene encoding translation initiation factor IF-1, whose amino-acid sequence MPKKDVIEVEGTVTEALPNAMFRVQLDNGYEVLAHVSGRLRMHFIRILPGDRVRVELSPYDLTRGRITYRLRGPTREEERL is encoded by the coding sequence GTGCCGAAGAAGGACGTCATCGAAGTCGAAGGGACGGTCACCGAGGCGTTGCCGAACGCGATGTTTCGGGTGCAACTGGACAATGGCTACGAAGTGCTCGCGCATGTATCCGGGCGCTTGCGGATGCATTTCATCCGTATTCTGCCCGGTGACCGGGTCCGTGTCGAGCTTTCGCCGTACGACTTGACGCGGGGGCGGATCACCTATCGACTTCGGGGACCGACCCGCGAAGAAGAACGTTTGTGA
- the truA gene encoding tRNA pseudouridine(38-40) synthase TruA has product MVRQRYRLDFGYEGTAFSGSQRQPGLRTVQGVLEEALARLAGEPVRVALAGRTDAGVHAVGQVASFDLCWRHDEATLARALQAWLPEDVVVYRVARMPAGFHARRGAVDREYRYRIWQGEQPPLFLRRFVWRFAGLLDLRAMQEAAQFFLGSHDFRSFAGHGLGGPKATTPRVRTITMAEWHLLSPVVEPVGTGAQIVEFRVRANGFLPQMVRTMVSALVRVGTGAAEPSWISELLERCDRRAAPPPAPPGGLVLWRVRYPEDIALATPASRADEESRG; this is encoded by the coding sequence ATGGTGCGCCAACGCTATCGGCTCGACTTCGGGTACGAGGGTACTGCGTTCAGTGGTTCCCAGCGCCAGCCGGGGCTGCGCACCGTACAGGGAGTCTTGGAGGAGGCCTTGGCGCGGCTGGCTGGTGAGCCGGTTCGCGTTGCTTTGGCTGGTCGCACGGATGCGGGTGTGCACGCGGTTGGCCAAGTGGCGAGCTTCGATCTGTGCTGGCGCCATGACGAGGCGACACTGGCGCGAGCGCTCCAAGCATGGTTGCCGGAGGATGTGGTGGTCTACCGGGTGGCTCGCATGCCGGCCGGTTTCCACGCGCGACGCGGGGCTGTCGACCGCGAGTATCGTTACCGTATCTGGCAAGGAGAACAACCGCCGCTTTTCCTGCGGCGCTTCGTCTGGCGATTTGCCGGACTACTCGACCTTCGGGCGATGCAGGAAGCGGCTCAGTTTTTTCTGGGAAGCCATGACTTTCGCTCGTTTGCCGGGCACGGCCTCGGAGGACCCAAAGCGACAACTCCCCGCGTCCGGACAATCACGATGGCAGAATGGCATCTGCTCAGCCCGGTGGTGGAGCCAGTCGGTACGGGCGCGCAGATCGTCGAATTTCGAGTCCGTGCCAATGGTTTCTTACCCCAAATGGTGCGTACGATGGTCTCAGCGTTGGTGCGGGTGGGGACCGGTGCGGCGGAACCGAGCTGGATCTCCGAGCTGCTCGAGCGCTGCGATCGACGAGCAGCACCACCGCCCGCGCCGCCGGGTGGCCTCGTCCTGTGGAGAGTTCGCTATCCTGAAGACATTGCATTGGCCACGCCCGCTTCGCGGGCAGACGAAGAGAGTCGTGGGTGA
- the rpsK gene encoding 30S ribosomal protein S11, whose product MADRRRGAARGGAARPRRRERKNIPRGRAYIHATFNNTIVTLTDPNGNVVAWSSAGSSGFKGTRKSTPYAAQVAAENAARKAMEHGMRQVDVYVKGAGAGREMAIRALAAAGLQVMSITDITPVPHNGCRPPKRRRT is encoded by the coding sequence ATGGCTGATCGGCGACGAGGCGCAGCGCGCGGTGGTGCAGCTCGACCACGACGACGCGAACGGAAGAACATACCGCGCGGTCGTGCCTATATTCATGCCACCTTCAATAACACGATCGTCACCTTGACGGATCCCAATGGGAACGTCGTCGCATGGTCGAGTGCAGGATCGAGTGGCTTCAAGGGAACGCGCAAGAGCACGCCGTATGCCGCCCAAGTGGCCGCTGAGAATGCAGCGCGTAAGGCGATGGAACACGGCATGCGGCAAGTCGACGTGTACGTCAAGGGGGCCGGTGCGGGCCGAGAAATGGCGATCCGAGCGCTCGCTGCCGCAGGCCTACAAGTCATGTCCATTACCGACATCACGCCGGTTCCCCATAACGGGTGCCGGCCACCCAAGCGCCGACGCACGTAG
- the rplQ gene encoding 50S ribosomal protein L17 encodes MRHRKAGRKFGRRTNPRKNLFRNLAVSLILHERMTTTLAKAKTIQPIVERLVTLAREDTDHHRRLAWAQLGDQRAVAKLFDVIAPRFVGQPGGYTRIYRIGQRRGDGAPLALIEFVA; translated from the coding sequence GTGCGTCATCGGAAAGCAGGGCGGAAGTTCGGGCGCCGAACCAATCCGCGGAAAAACCTTTTCCGGAATCTGGCGGTATCCTTGATCCTTCATGAACGGATGACGACAACGTTGGCCAAGGCCAAGACGATCCAACCGATCGTCGAGCGACTGGTGACGTTGGCTCGTGAGGATACCGATCACCATCGCCGGCTCGCGTGGGCGCAACTGGGTGACCAGCGTGCCGTGGCGAAACTCTTCGACGTCATCGCGCCACGGTTCGTCGGACAGCCGGGTGGCTATACACGCATCTACCGGATCGGTCAACGACGCGGTGATGGCGCCCCCTTGGCGCTGATCGAGTTCGTCGCCTGA
- the secY gene encoding preprotein translocase subunit SecY: MLEALVSAFKLPDLRRKLLFTLGILIIFRFVATIPVPGVDQQALKRLLETNQFLGVLNLFSGSTLTNFSIVALGVYPYITASIVMQLLTPVIPRLTELSKEGALGRAKINQYTHWLTVPLALLQAYGHAALMSSAGVLRDFGLFDSATWLRSLALLLTLTAGTVFLVWLGELITENGIGNGVSIIILGGIVAQLPSSVARLVTGGTLSENLIGTVAFLAIGLLIIVGIVLITEGQRRIPVQHARRVRRGRVYGGGMTYIPLKVNSAGMIPLIFAISILLLPGMIANFLATSEITWLRDVANGIARVFDPNSLPYQIAYFVMVVAFTYFYTMILFQQQNIAETLQRQGAFIPGIRPGRATDEYLTKVLMRITLIGALFLGVVAVLPYIVAKITGVTVLFLSSTSLLIVVGVAIDTMRQLEAQLLMRNYEGFIR, from the coding sequence ATGCTCGAAGCACTCGTCAGTGCCTTCAAGCTTCCTGATCTCCGGCGCAAATTGCTCTTCACGCTGGGAATTCTCATCATTTTTCGTTTTGTGGCGACTATTCCGGTTCCCGGCGTGGATCAGCAGGCTCTGAAACGGTTGCTGGAGACGAACCAGTTCCTGGGCGTGCTCAATCTCTTTTCTGGTAGTACACTGACGAACTTTTCGATCGTCGCTCTCGGAGTGTACCCGTACATCACTGCTTCGATCGTGATGCAGCTCCTGACACCGGTGATCCCGCGTTTGACCGAACTCTCCAAAGAGGGGGCGCTCGGTCGAGCGAAGATCAACCAGTACACGCACTGGCTGACCGTGCCGTTGGCCCTGCTCCAGGCGTACGGGCATGCCGCACTGATGAGCAGCGCGGGAGTGCTGCGCGATTTCGGACTCTTCGACAGTGCGACCTGGCTGCGGAGTTTGGCGCTTCTTCTCACGCTGACGGCAGGAACGGTGTTTCTCGTCTGGCTCGGTGAGCTGATCACCGAAAACGGTATCGGCAATGGCGTCTCGATCATCATCTTGGGTGGAATCGTTGCGCAACTCCCCAGCTCCGTGGCCCGCCTCGTAACCGGCGGCACACTGTCCGAAAACCTGATCGGCACGGTCGCCTTTTTGGCGATCGGTCTCCTGATCATCGTTGGGATCGTCCTGATCACGGAAGGGCAGCGACGCATCCCGGTGCAGCATGCGCGACGGGTCCGGCGGGGGCGCGTCTACGGCGGAGGGATGACCTATATTCCACTCAAAGTCAACTCCGCTGGCATGATTCCGCTGATTTTCGCCATCAGTATCTTGTTGTTGCCGGGCATGATCGCCAACTTCCTGGCAACCTCCGAGATCACCTGGTTACGTGATGTCGCGAACGGGATCGCGCGGGTGTTCGATCCCAACAGCCTGCCGTATCAGATCGCTTACTTCGTCATGGTCGTGGCGTTCACCTATTTTTACACGATGATCCTCTTTCAGCAGCAGAACATCGCCGAAACGCTTCAGCGCCAAGGTGCTTTCATACCGGGAATTCGACCTGGACGCGCAACTGATGAATACTTGACCAAGGTGCTCATGCGCATCACGTTGATCGGTGCGCTGTTTCTGGGAGTTGTGGCGGTCCTTCCGTACATCGTTGCAAAGATCACTGGGGTGACGGTGCTTTTTCTCAGTTCCACGTCGCTCCTGATCGTCGTTGGTGTGGCGATCGATACGATGCGACAGTTGGAAGCGCAGCTCCTCATGCGCAATTACGAAGGGTTCATCCGGTAG
- the rplR gene encoding 50S ribosomal protein L18 has product MRFQFKRRLSPRKRRHLRVRAKVFGTPERPRLNVFRSNKHIYAQIIDDTRGHTLVAASTLEKEVRERFPDPHPKIEEARIVGQVVGERALAKGITRVVFDRGGYKYHGRVKALADGARAAGLQF; this is encoded by the coding sequence ATGCGCTTTCAGTTCAAGCGACGGTTATCGCCGCGCAAGAGGCGGCATCTGCGGGTTCGTGCCAAGGTATTCGGCACTCCCGAGCGGCCGCGCCTCAACGTCTTCCGGAGCAACAAACATATTTACGCACAGATTATCGACGATACGCGTGGACACACGCTGGTCGCTGCTTCGACGCTCGAGAAAGAGGTGCGGGAGCGATTCCCTGATCCGCACCCCAAAATCGAGGAGGCGCGAATCGTTGGGCAAGTGGTCGGCGAGCGCGCACTGGCCAAAGGGATCACTCGGGTGGTCTTCGACCGTGGTGGCTACAAGTACCATGGGCGTGTGAAGGCGCTCGCTGACGGTGCCCGTGCTGCCGGATTGCAGTTCTGA
- the rpsE gene encoding 30S ribosomal protein S5, with the protein MPVLKEVRRVDASRLGELRERVIQIARVAKVVQGGRRFHFRSVVVVGDGQGHVGVGIGKATEVPDSIRKAVENAKKHLIEVPLDRTTIPHEVEVKFKATRVLMKPAAPGTGVIAGAGVRAVAEAAGIKDLIAKTHGSNNPVNVTQAALLALSQLESPEEVAARRGLPVERVLRGRRKRVESDGQ; encoded by the coding sequence ATGCCGGTGTTGAAAGAGGTACGACGGGTCGATGCGAGCCGTCTCGGCGAGCTTCGTGAGCGTGTCATCCAGATCGCCCGCGTGGCAAAGGTGGTGCAGGGAGGACGGCGTTTCCACTTCCGGAGCGTGGTAGTGGTCGGAGATGGCCAAGGGCATGTCGGAGTCGGGATCGGCAAGGCGACGGAAGTTCCCGACTCGATCCGCAAGGCGGTCGAAAATGCCAAGAAGCATCTGATCGAGGTTCCACTCGATCGGACGACTATCCCGCACGAGGTGGAGGTCAAATTCAAGGCGACGCGGGTACTGATGAAGCCAGCCGCGCCGGGAACCGGAGTGATCGCGGGTGCCGGCGTTCGCGCGGTAGCGGAGGCGGCAGGGATCAAGGATCTCATTGCCAAGACGCACGGGAGCAACAACCCCGTCAATGTGACTCAGGCTGCGCTCTTGGCGCTCAGCCAACTGGAATCGCCGGAAGAAGTTGCGGCGCGCCGAGGACTCCCAGTCGAACGAGTACTGCGTGGTCGACGGAAGCGGGTGGAGAGCGATGGCCAGTAA
- the rplO gene encoding 50S ribosomal protein L15 has protein sequence MKLHELKPAPGSRRPKTRVGRGIAAGKGKTAGRGTKGQKARSKVRPGFEGGQNPLYLRLGRMRGFKNPFKIVYEVVNVGRLNELPYEGVITPDVLRSFRLVRENGAPVKILGDGDVTRPLHVQAHAFSESARQKILAAGGTVEVIS, from the coding sequence ATGAAGTTGCATGAGCTGAAACCAGCTCCAGGATCACGACGACCGAAGACCCGTGTGGGACGCGGGATCGCTGCAGGGAAGGGGAAGACGGCAGGCCGAGGAACCAAGGGGCAAAAGGCGCGCAGCAAGGTACGTCCCGGCTTCGAAGGCGGCCAGAACCCACTGTACCTGCGTCTCGGCCGCATGCGTGGTTTCAAGAATCCGTTCAAGATCGTGTACGAGGTGGTCAACGTCGGTCGCCTGAACGAGCTGCCCTATGAAGGAGTGATTACGCCGGACGTCCTGCGCTCCTTCCGTCTCGTACGCGAGAACGGCGCGCCGGTCAAGATTCTCGGTGACGGTGACGTGACGCGTCCGCTTCACGTCCAAGCCCATGCCTTCTCGGAGAGCGCTCGGCAGAAGATTCTTGCCGCTGGTGGTACGGTGGAGGTCATCAGCTGA
- the rpsD gene encoding 30S ribosomal protein S4 — protein MGRYIGPVCRLCRREGVKLYLKGERCFGPKCPIVKRHPNKNYPPGQHGPTQRAARRPSEFALQLREKQKLKRVYGILERQFRRHFDEAERRPGLTGDNLLQILESRLDNVVYRLGFADSRRQARQLVRHGHFLVNGRKTDIPSYQVRPGDIIAVRPESRRREYFKVLEETAKNKAVPAWLSRDLETMSGRVLRLPTRDEIDIPPVNTQLVVEYYSRR, from the coding sequence ATGGGGCGATACATCGGACCAGTTTGCCGTCTGTGCCGGCGGGAAGGGGTCAAGCTCTATCTCAAAGGTGAGCGTTGTTTCGGGCCCAAGTGCCCGATCGTCAAGCGCCACCCCAACAAGAACTATCCGCCGGGGCAGCATGGACCAACGCAGCGAGCAGCGCGCCGACCATCGGAGTTCGCGTTGCAGCTGCGCGAGAAACAGAAGCTGAAGAGAGTCTACGGGATTTTGGAACGGCAATTCCGGCGACACTTCGACGAAGCGGAGCGTCGACCGGGGTTGACGGGTGACAACCTGCTACAGATCCTCGAGTCGCGGCTCGACAATGTGGTGTACCGACTGGGATTTGCCGACTCGCGCCGCCAGGCCCGCCAGCTGGTTCGCCACGGGCATTTTCTCGTCAATGGGCGGAAGACGGACATTCCGTCCTATCAGGTGCGACCTGGCGATATCATCGCGGTACGCCCGGAGAGTCGACGCCGTGAGTACTTCAAGGTACTGGAGGAGACGGCCAAGAACAAGGCTGTACCAGCGTGGCTGAGCCGTGACTTGGAGACGATGAGTGGCCGCGTGCTTCGTCTCCCGACGCGGGACGAGATCGATATCCCGCCGGTGAACACGCAGCTCGTCGTCGAATACTACAGCCGGCGCTGA
- the rpmD gene encoding 50S ribosomal protein L30, whose amino-acid sequence MASKRLRITYVKSAIGYRREQRETLRSLGLRKLHQRVEHPDTPTIRGMIAKVQHLVRVEELEGASSE is encoded by the coding sequence ATGGCCAGTAAGCGATTGCGCATTACGTACGTCAAGAGCGCGATCGGCTATCGACGCGAGCAACGGGAGACGTTGCGCTCACTCGGACTGCGCAAGCTGCACCAGCGTGTCGAGCACCCGGATACACCCACGATACGGGGGATGATCGCGAAAGTTCAGCACCTCGTGCGAGTAGAGGAACTCGAGGGAGCTTCCTCGGAGTGA
- the rpsM gene encoding 30S ribosomal protein S13: MARIAGVDLPRDKRIEYALTLIYGIGWTTARKILERTGIDPWTKVRDLTDDEVQRLRDIIEKEMVVEGDLRRQVAMNIKRLIDIGCYRGLRHRMGLPVRGQRTRTNARTRKGPRPRIGVKKKGKQAGS, encoded by the coding sequence ATGGCGCGCATCGCTGGTGTCGATCTGCCGCGTGACAAGCGAATCGAGTACGCCTTGACCCTGATCTACGGCATCGGTTGGACGACGGCGCGGAAGATTTTGGAGCGCACAGGCATCGATCCGTGGACCAAGGTACGTGATCTCACGGATGACGAAGTCCAGCGCCTCCGCGACATCATCGAGAAGGAGATGGTCGTGGAGGGGGACCTCCGTCGTCAGGTGGCCATGAACATCAAGCGGTTGATCGATATCGGTTGTTATCGTGGTCTTCGCCATCGCATGGGACTTCCGGTTCGTGGCCAGCGCACGCGGACGAACGCGCGCACGCGGAAAGGGCCACGGCCGCGGATCGGTGTGAAGAAGAAGGGTAAGCAGGCTGGATCGTGA
- a CDS encoding type Z 30S ribosomal protein S14, which translates to MARKAKIVASLKTPKYAVRHRNRCKLCGRPRAYMRKFGLCRICFRQLASMGKLPGVKKASW; encoded by the coding sequence ATGGCACGCAAGGCGAAGATCGTTGCATCGCTCAAGACACCAAAGTACGCGGTGCGGCACCGCAACCGCTGCAAATTGTGTGGGCGTCCCAGAGCGTACATGCGGAAGTTCGGTTTGTGCCGCATCTGTTTCCGGCAACTCGCCTCGATGGGTAAGCTGCCCGGCGTAAAGAAGGCGAGTTGGTAG
- a CDS encoding DNA-directed RNA polymerase subunit alpha, with protein sequence MLDFARPRVIQTHAGPTYGRFVVEPLEPGYGTTLGNALRRILLRSLPGAAITRIRIAGVWHEFSTIEGVREDVTEIVLNLKGVRLRAVTEFRETRATLFAQGEGVVRAGDVDWPAEVEVVNPDHVIATLDNDQARLEMDLWIGRGRGYLPAEAQEIRSIGEIPIDAIFTPTLKVNYVVEHTRVGGATDYDRLILEIVTDGTVEPAKALVEAARILVQHARWIAEFESEGAEEPVEEWSVAHVDDTRLLSEIGLSQRVLNALRARGIERVGQVLAMRPDQLLGIRNFGPRALQELRERLQENGYTEGPLFSGAVPEVGVGAGEGEED encoded by the coding sequence GTGCTCGACTTTGCGCGACCGCGAGTCATTCAAACCCACGCCGGACCGACCTACGGACGGTTCGTCGTCGAGCCGTTGGAACCCGGTTATGGGACGACGCTCGGCAATGCGCTCCGGCGCATTCTGTTGCGCTCCTTGCCGGGGGCGGCGATTACACGTATCCGTATCGCTGGCGTGTGGCATGAATTTTCGACGATCGAAGGGGTCCGGGAGGACGTCACGGAGATCGTGCTCAATCTCAAGGGTGTGCGCCTGCGAGCGGTTACTGAGTTCCGCGAGACACGCGCGACCCTCTTCGCCCAGGGTGAGGGCGTCGTGCGAGCAGGTGATGTGGACTGGCCAGCTGAGGTCGAGGTGGTGAATCCTGATCATGTCATCGCCACCCTCGACAACGATCAGGCGCGCCTGGAAATGGATCTCTGGATCGGGCGTGGCCGCGGTTACCTGCCAGCAGAGGCGCAGGAGATTCGCTCGATCGGTGAAATACCGATCGATGCCATCTTCACGCCTACCCTCAAGGTGAACTACGTCGTGGAGCACACGCGGGTCGGGGGCGCGACGGATTACGACCGGCTGATCCTGGAGATCGTCACCGACGGAACAGTCGAGCCAGCGAAAGCGCTGGTGGAGGCTGCCCGCATTCTCGTCCAGCATGCTCGATGGATCGCTGAGTTCGAAAGCGAGGGCGCTGAGGAACCGGTGGAGGAATGGAGCGTCGCGCACGTCGACGATACGCGACTCCTCTCGGAGATCGGGCTATCCCAACGCGTACTCAATGCCCTTCGTGCACGGGGCATCGAGCGGGTGGGCCAAGTCCTGGCGATGCGACCCGACCAGCTCCTCGGAATCAGGAACTTCGGTCCGCGTGCGCTTCAGGAACTCCGGGAACGCTTGCAGGAGAACGGCTACACCGAGGGGCCGCTTTTCTCCGGTGCGGTCCCCGAGGTCGGGGTCGGTGCTGGAGAAGGTGAGGAGGACTGA
- the rpsH gene encoding 30S ribosomal protein S8 — translation MTITDPIGDMLTRIRNAGMGRKAEATMPASKMLVEIARILKEEGYIADYAVEPASPRPILRIRLKFTPDKRPVIREIKRVSKPGLRIYVGKDEIPRVKGGLGIAILTTSQGVMTDAEARRRGIGGEVICTVF, via the coding sequence ATGACCATCACAGATCCGATCGGAGACATGTTGACGCGCATCCGCAATGCTGGAATGGGCCGGAAGGCAGAAGCGACCATGCCAGCATCGAAGATGCTGGTCGAGATCGCACGGATCCTCAAAGAAGAGGGCTACATCGCCGACTATGCGGTCGAACCAGCTTCGCCGCGGCCCATTTTGCGGATCCGTCTCAAGTTCACACCGGACAAGCGACCGGTCATTCGCGAAATCAAGCGGGTTTCGAAGCCCGGGCTGCGGATCTACGTCGGCAAAGACGAGATCCCGCGCGTCAAGGGTGGGCTGGGGATCGCCATCCTGACGACGTCGCAAGGCGTGATGACCGATGCGGAGGCGCGCCGCCGCGGCATCGGTGGCGAGGTCATCTGTACGGTGTTCTGA
- the rpmJ gene encoding 50S ribosomal protein L36, translating to MKVSASVKRRCAKCRIIRRHGIVRVICENPKHKQRQG from the coding sequence ATGAAGGTCTCAGCATCGGTCAAGCGGCGCTGTGCGAAGTGCCGGATCATCCGGCGGCATGGCATCGTGCGAGTGATCTGCGAGAACCCCAAGCACAAGCAGCGACAGGGATGA
- the map gene encoding type I methionyl aminopeptidase, whose amino-acid sequence MPIVLKSLREIDAMRRAGQIVALVLEELRENVRPGVTTGDLDRLAAAVMAREGGRSAFLGYRGFPAHICTSVNEQVLHGIPGRRVLRDGDLLKLDVGIEWHGLCADAAISVVVGRGNRVAEQLVAVAEEAFWAGFAQARPGKHVGDIGAAIAAVIRRAGFAVIEGYAGHGVGRALHEEPSVPNDGQPGEGVLLRSGMTLAIEPMLAAGGGKTRVLRDGWTVVTLDGRLAAHFEHTVWVRDDGPMVLTQP is encoded by the coding sequence ATGCCGATCGTCCTGAAGTCGCTGCGCGAAATCGACGCTATGCGACGTGCTGGGCAAATCGTCGCCCTTGTTCTCGAGGAACTGCGGGAGAACGTGCGACCGGGGGTGACGACGGGTGACCTCGATCGCTTGGCAGCGGCAGTGATGGCTCGGGAAGGTGGACGCTCCGCGTTTCTCGGTTACCGCGGTTTTCCGGCGCATATCTGCACGTCAGTCAACGAGCAGGTTTTACATGGGATCCCGGGGCGACGAGTTCTCCGCGATGGGGATCTCCTGAAGCTCGACGTGGGCATCGAGTGGCATGGGTTGTGCGCTGATGCAGCGATCAGCGTGGTCGTGGGACGGGGAAATCGCGTAGCTGAACAACTCGTTGCGGTTGCCGAAGAGGCTTTCTGGGCCGGATTCGCGCAGGCACGGCCGGGTAAGCATGTCGGTGACATCGGTGCAGCGATCGCCGCTGTGATCCGGCGCGCGGGATTCGCTGTGATCGAAGGCTATGCGGGGCACGGGGTAGGGCGGGCGCTCCATGAAGAGCCGTCCGTACCGAACGACGGCCAGCCAGGCGAGGGTGTGCTCCTCCGGTCAGGCATGACGCTGGCGATCGAGCCGATGCTCGCTGCCGGGGGCGGCAAGACGCGCGTCTTACGGGACGGTTGGACGGTCGTGACGTTGGATGGTCGTCTGGCAGCGCATTTCGAGCATACGGTCTGGGTGCGTGATGATGGACCGATGGTGCTCACCCAGCCTTAA